Proteins found in one Bacillota bacterium genomic segment:
- the uvrB gene encoding excinuclease ABC subunit UvrB encodes MDRFKLVSDYSPTGDQPKAIVELVRNLNLGVKEQVLLGATGTGKTYTISQVIEQVNRPVLVLAHNKTLAGQLYSEFKNFFPENRVEYFISYYDYYQPEAYMPGADLYIEKDSQINDEIDEMRHAATSSLLERRDVIVVASVSCIYGIGDPEEYKKGMATLRVGDSSGRDALLNKLVNILYVRNDIDFVRGSFRVRGDVVEILPPYEKTNGIRVEFDFDKISRIREFNIVTGEIYQDFTVLSLFPASHFLTDKTKLDEAIARIKAELIERTKYFKEQNHLLEAERITQRTMYDLEMLKEMGSCSGVENYSRHLSLRNEGETPSVLIDFFPDDFLLIVDESHVTLPQVRGMYNGDRSRKQTLVEYGFRLPSALDNRPLNFEEFLNKINQVIYVSATPGDFETERAEKIIEQIIRPTGLIDPEVIVRSSLNQIDDLIGEIESTILRKERILITTLTIKMSEDLTEYLKNLGYKVAYLHSEIKTLERMEIIRNLRLGVFDILVGINLLREGLDLPEVSFIAILDADKEGFLRSARALVQIIGRAARNVNGKVVLYADRITDSMNYAINETNRRRSIQEEYNEKYHIEPKTILKPIHESISLKVDEKSKDIDYKHLSKKEIEKSISILEKQMLLAAKELDFERAAELRDIIFDLRGHIK; translated from the coding sequence ATGGATCGATTTAAATTAGTCTCAGATTATTCCCCCACAGGAGACCAACCCAAAGCAATAGTAGAGCTCGTTCGAAATTTAAATTTAGGCGTAAAAGAACAGGTTCTATTGGGTGCGACTGGCACGGGAAAAACATATACAATTAGTCAGGTAATTGAACAAGTCAATCGACCTGTTTTAGTGCTCGCTCACAACAAAACATTAGCAGGGCAATTGTATTCAGAATTTAAAAACTTTTTTCCTGAAAATAGAGTAGAATACTTTATTTCTTATTATGATTATTATCAGCCAGAAGCTTATATGCCTGGAGCGGATTTATACATTGAAAAGGACTCTCAAATCAATGATGAGATTGATGAAATGAGACATGCAGCAACCTCTTCTTTATTAGAAAGAAGAGATGTCATTGTTGTTGCATCGGTTTCTTGTATTTATGGAATTGGAGATCCAGAAGAATATAAAAAAGGAATGGCAACTTTAAGAGTAGGAGATTCTTCAGGAAGAGATGCACTTTTAAATAAACTTGTAAATATTTTGTATGTCAGAAACGACATTGACTTTGTAAGAGGTAGTTTTCGGGTTAGAGGAGACGTGGTAGAAATTTTACCTCCTTATGAAAAAACAAATGGAATACGAGTTGAGTTTGATTTTGATAAAATTTCAAGAATTCGTGAATTTAACATCGTTACAGGAGAAATCTATCAAGATTTTACAGTCTTGTCTTTGTTTCCAGCATCACACTTTCTGACGGATAAAACCAAATTAGATGAAGCAATTGCGCGTATTAAAGCTGAATTAATAGAAAGAACTAAATATTTTAAAGAACAAAACCATCTTCTTGAAGCAGAAAGAATTACCCAAAGGACTATGTATGATTTAGAAATGCTAAAAGAAATGGGTTCATGTAGTGGAGTCGAAAATTATTCAAGGCATCTTTCGTTAAGAAACGAAGGAGAGACTCCGTCAGTCTTAATTGATTTTTTTCCAGATGATTTTTTACTCATTGTCGACGAATCTCATGTGACGCTTCCGCAAGTTAGGGGAATGTATAATGGAGATCGTTCTAGAAAACAGACTTTGGTCGAATATGGGTTTAGATTACCGAGCGCTCTGGATAATCGCCCATTGAATTTTGAAGAATTTTTAAATAAAATTAATCAAGTTATTTATGTATCCGCAACTCCGGGTGATTTTGAAACCGAAAGAGCCGAAAAAATCATAGAACAAATCATTCGACCAACAGGATTAATTGACCCAGAAGTCATTGTAAGATCTTCTTTAAATCAAATAGATGATTTGATTGGTGAAATAGAAAGCACTATTTTGAGAAAAGAAAGAATATTAATTACAACCTTAACAATAAAGATGAGTGAAGATTTGACCGAATATCTCAAAAATCTAGGATACAAAGTAGCTTATCTTCATTCGGAAATTAAAACACTCGAAAGAATGGAAATTATTCGGAATTTAAGGTTGGGAGTTTTTGATATTCTAGTTGGAATTAATCTTTTAAGAGAAGGTTTGGATTTACCTGAAGTTTCTTTTATTGCTATTTTAGACGCTGACAAAGAAGGCTTTTTGAGAAGCGCAAGAGCCTTGGTTCAAATCATTGGTAGGGCGGCAAGAAATGTAAATGGAAAAGTCGTTTTATATGCAGATCGAATTACGGACTCTATGAATTATGCAATAAATGAAACAAATCGTAGAAGAAGTATACAAGAAGAATATAATGAAAAATATCATATAGAACCAAAAACAATCCTAAAACCAATACACGAATCGATTTCGCTTAAAGTTGATGAAAAATCAAAAGACATTGATTATAAACATCTTTCAAAAAAAGAAATTGAAAAAAGTATATCCATCTTAGAAAAACAAATGCTTTTAGCGGCTAAAGAATTAGACTTTGAACGCGCAGCAGAACTAAGAGATATTATTTTTGACTTAAGAGGGCATATAAAGTGA
- a CDS encoding B12-binding domain-containing radical SAM protein produces the protein MKILFVSIDSKYIHTNLAVRYLKANCSSYSTIIEFTIKDSLEVMYQKILNETFDVIAFSAYIWNIEIIQTLTQKLKQNSDCIILWGGPEVSYDPDYFLEHFLVDAIISQEGEIAFNEYVLALENHLPLRDVPNLVYKESGKIIHNRQELIKDLNSLKTPYYFEEDVSSIPNKIQYIETSRGCPFHCSYCLASLDNKVRFFNIERVKNDIEYLIEKGAKTFKFLDRTFNTNPIYAKEIFDFIIKHSLPNTSFQFEITGDILPKELIEYINSNAPKNLIRFEIGIQSTNLLSNLAVDRHQDTLKLFDTISLIQKGAIIDLHLDLIAGLPYENLVCFEKTFNEVFSLYAKELQLGFLKMLRGTKIRKEALQYGYEFDFFAPYEITKTHELTKEDLNKIHIVESMLELYWNKGFMNHTIKSLTNCLPSSFAFFLQLGTYYKQNNYNLHRYQLSDLFKWFYLFILKFYLEESETVLANLKFDYLNHFRIKPQIWWNQSKINKNQLIRDFFSKNQTIKIDDLYKYGIVTTFLNQYLLFVYFPNQTLHFMF, from the coding sequence ATGAAAATCCTTTTCGTTTCAATTGATTCAAAATATATACACACAAATCTTGCGGTTCGTTATTTAAAAGCGAACTGCTCTTCTTATTCAACAATTATAGAATTTACTATTAAAGATTCTCTTGAGGTTATGTACCAAAAAATTTTAAATGAGACTTTTGATGTTATCGCATTTAGTGCTTATATTTGGAATATTGAAATCATTCAAACATTAACACAAAAATTAAAACAAAACAGTGATTGCATCATATTGTGGGGTGGCCCTGAAGTCAGTTATGACCCCGATTATTTTTTAGAACATTTTTTAGTAGATGCTATTATTTCTCAAGAAGGAGAAATCGCCTTCAACGAGTACGTATTAGCTCTTGAAAATCACTTGCCACTAAGGGATGTTCCCAATCTTGTTTATAAAGAAAGCGGCAAAATTATTCATAACAGACAAGAGTTAATTAAAGATTTAAATTCCCTTAAAACTCCATATTATTTTGAAGAAGATGTTTCATCCATTCCTAACAAAATTCAATATATCGAAACATCAAGAGGTTGTCCTTTTCACTGTTCTTACTGTTTAGCTTCTCTTGATAATAAAGTTCGTTTTTTTAATATTGAGCGAGTAAAAAATGATATCGAATATCTAATTGAAAAAGGAGCAAAAACATTTAAGTTTTTAGATCGAACTTTTAATACCAATCCAATCTATGCTAAAGAAATCTTTGATTTCATTATAAAGCATTCACTCCCAAACACTAGTTTTCAATTCGAAATAACAGGAGATATCTTACCAAAAGAACTAATTGAATATATCAATTCGAATGCTCCAAAAAATTTAATTCGCTTTGAAATTGGTATTCAGTCTACAAATCTATTGTCAAATTTGGCAGTGGATAGACATCAAGATACTTTAAAATTATTTGATACAATTTCTTTGATACAAAAAGGGGCTATTATTGACTTGCATCTTGATTTAATTGCAGGATTGCCTTATGAAAATCTAGTTTGTTTTGAAAAAACATTTAATGAAGTCTTTTCTCTTTATGCAAAAGAACTCCAATTAGGTTTTTTAAAAATGCTTAGAGGAACTAAAATTAGAAAAGAAGCCTTGCAATACGGGTATGAATTTGATTTTTTTGCCCCTTATGAAATCACCAAAACTCATGAATTAACCAAAGAAGATTTAAACAAAATACATATTGTAGAATCTATGCTTGAACTCTATTGGAACAAAGGCTTTATGAACCATACTATTAAATCTTTAACGAATTGCCTTCCTTCTTCTTTTGCTTTTTTCTTACAACTCGGGACGTACTATAAGCAAAATAATTATAATCTTCATCGATATCAATTAAGTGATTTGTTTAAATGGTTTTATCTTTTTATTTTAAAATTTTATTTAGAAGAAAGCGAAACTGTTTTAGCAAATTTAAAATTTGATTATTTAAATCACTTTCGCATTAAACCACAAATTTGGTGGAATCAATCAAAGATTAACAAAAACCAATTAATTCGAGATTTCTTTTCTAAAAATCAAACTATTAAGATAGATGATTTGTATAAATATGGGATTGTTACAACTTTTCTTAATCAATATTTGCTTTTTGTATATTTTCCAAATCAAACCTTACATTTTATGTTTTAA
- a CDS encoding acetate kinase — translation MLKIIAVNAGSSSLKFQLLEMPSEKIITSGIVERIGMKDSVFSIKLNGEKIEEIKDIEDHSEAVKMLLERLIDFNIISSFDEINGIGHRVVHGASVITDSCIITEKEIEILESIIDLGPLHLVPNLTGIKAFKKILPDVKQVAVFDTAFHQTMPEEAFLYAVPYDWYEHYQVRKYGFHGTSHKYVSIRAAELLGKKPEDVNVIVAHIGNGASICAVKAGKSVDTSMGFTPLEGIPMGTRSGNIDPAIIEYMMNKKHKSVKEITNILNKFSGYIGVSGLSSDSRDLVKASEEGNHRASLAINIQAKRIADYIASYYVYMGGADAIIFTAGIGENAPTTRENIIDRLSVLGVKIDLIKNNCRGVEKLVSTDDSKVKVFVIPTNEEVMIARDTVKLISL, via the coding sequence ATGTTAAAAATTATCGCAGTAAATGCAGGAAGTTCATCCCTTAAATTTCAACTTTTAGAAATGCCTTCTGAAAAAATAATTACAAGTGGGATTGTCGAAAGAATTGGAATGAAAGATTCCGTTTTTTCCATTAAGTTAAATGGAGAAAAAATTGAAGAAATTAAAGATATTGAGGATCATAGTGAAGCTGTAAAAATGTTATTGGAGCGCTTAATCGACTTCAACATTATTTCTTCTTTTGATGAAATCAATGGGATAGGACACAGAGTGGTTCATGGCGCGAGCGTCATAACTGATTCTTGCATTATTACTGAAAAGGAAATAGAAATACTTGAAAGCATTATCGATTTAGGCCCTCTACACTTGGTTCCAAATTTAACAGGGATTAAAGCATTTAAGAAAATTTTGCCAGATGTAAAACAAGTTGCTGTTTTTGATACGGCTTTTCATCAAACAATGCCAGAAGAAGCTTTCTTATATGCAGTTCCTTATGATTGGTATGAACATTATCAAGTTAGAAAATACGGTTTTCATGGAACTTCGCATAAATATGTTTCGATTAGAGCAGCTGAATTACTTGGAAAGAAACCAGAAGATGTGAATGTTATTGTAGCTCACATCGGAAATGGCGCGTCTATCTGTGCTGTAAAAGCTGGAAAATCAGTCGATACTTCAATGGGATTCACTCCACTTGAAGGAATTCCAATGGGGACAAGATCGGGAAATATTGATCCTGCTATTATTGAATACATGATGAATAAAAAACATAAATCCGTAAAAGAGATTACGAATATTTTAAATAAATTTTCAGGATATATCGGAGTTTCTGGACTTTCATCTGATTCTAGAGATTTAGTAAAAGCCAGTGAAGAAGGGAATCATAGAGCTTCTTTAGCTATTAACATTCAAGCGAAAAGAATCGCAGACTACATTGCAAGTTACTATGTATACATGGGCGGAGCAGATGCCATAATCTTTACGGCAGGAATTGGTGAAAACGCACCGACAACCAGAGAAAACATTATAGATAGATTAAGTGTTTTAGGAGTTAAAATCGATCTAATCAAAAACAATTGTAGAGGCGTTGAAAAACTTGTTTCAACTGATGATTCTAAAGTTAAAGTATTTGTAATTCCAACCAATGAAGAAGTAATGATTGCAAGAGACACCGTAAAACTCATTTCTTTATAA
- the pfkA gene encoding 6-phosphofructokinase: MNIGVLTSGGDAPGMNAAIRAVVRTAIHCGMGAYGIYDGYKGLVEGKIKKLERNDVGQILNRGGTILGSSRLNEFKEYSVREIAVNNLKQNGIDALVVIGGDGTYRGAMALTEMGINCIALPGTIDNDIASTEYTIGFFTALDTAIGAIDKLRDTSFSHQRCTVVEVMGRDCGDLAIFSGIACGAEIVITKETGFNKEDVLKQVHYAKSIGKRHLIIVAAENITDVGVLARDIQASSDYESRATVLGHIQRGGTPSAFDRVLASKMGSFAVELLEKGLGGKAVFSKGIEIDYCDIFDALSKEKKITDLYSYLPKLN; this comes from the coding sequence ATGAATATTGGAGTATTAACATCAGGTGGAGATGCGCCTGGTATGAACGCCGCCATTAGAGCGGTTGTTAGAACTGCAATTCATTGTGGAATGGGTGCTTATGGCATATATGATGGCTATAAAGGGTTAGTTGAAGGCAAAATAAAAAAATTAGAACGAAACGATGTTGGACAAATACTGAATCGGGGAGGCACCATATTGGGATCTTCTAGATTAAATGAGTTTAAAGAATATTCAGTTCGTGAAATAGCCGTTAATAATTTAAAACAAAACGGAATTGATGCGTTAGTAGTCATTGGTGGAGATGGTACATACAGAGGTGCCATGGCTTTAACAGAAATGGGAATAAATTGCATTGCTTTACCTGGAACCATTGATAATGACATTGCATCAACAGAATATACCATTGGATTTTTTACGGCATTAGATACTGCAATTGGAGCAATCGATAAATTAAGAGATACATCCTTTTCTCACCAAAGATGTACAGTGGTAGAAGTCATGGGAAGAGATTGTGGCGATTTAGCCATTTTTTCAGGAATTGCATGTGGCGCAGAAATTGTAATTACAAAAGAAACAGGATTTAACAAAGAAGACGTTCTAAAACAAGTACATTATGCCAAATCAATTGGGAAAAGGCATTTAATTATCGTAGCAGCTGAAAATATAACGGATGTAGGTGTTTTAGCAAGAGATATTCAAGCAAGTTCGGATTATGAATCTAGAGCGACCGTTTTAGGTCACATCCAAAGAGGTGGAACACCTAGTGCGTTTGATCGTGTTCTTGCAAGTAAAATGGGCTCCTTTGCAGTTGAATTATTAGAAAAGGGTCTTGGTGGGAAAGCTGTTTTCTCAAAAGGAATCGAAATTGATTATTGTGATATTTTTGATGCATTAAGTAAAGAAAAGAAAATAACAGACTTATATTCTTATCTACCAAAATTAAATTAA
- a CDS encoding DUF2089 domain-containing protein: protein MDKLKFKREGLNIFKEVTKAKASYPVISECPVCHNDFVVERLHCENCGSALEGKFTLSKFNYLDTDKLYFIEIFVKNRGNIKAIEKEMDLSYPTIKKMLDDVILELGYSPDASAPEEPVVEEKGPKMSKFEILEKINSGELSVEAASALLKKIK from the coding sequence ATGGACAAATTAAAGTTTAAAAGAGAAGGATTAAACATTTTCAAAGAAGTAACAAAAGCTAAAGCATCATACCCCGTAATTTCTGAGTGCCCTGTATGCCATAATGATTTTGTAGTAGAGAGATTACACTGCGAAAATTGTGGCTCGGCTTTAGAAGGCAAGTTTACACTTTCCAAATTTAATTACTTAGATACAGATAAACTTTATTTCATTGAAATATTCGTGAAAAATCGCGGAAATATTAAAGCCATTGAAAAAGAGATGGATCTAAGTTACCCAACCATCAAAAAAATGTTGGATGATGTTATTTTAGAATTAGGCTATTCACCTGATGCAAGTGCGCCAGAAGAACCAGTAGTAGAAGAAAAAGGACCTAAGATGTCAAAGTTTGAAATTTTAGAAAAAATTAATAGCGGAGAATTAAGCGTAGAAGCTGCCTCTGCATTGCTAAAGAAAATTAAATAA
- a CDS encoding L-serine ammonia-lyase, iron-sulfur-dependent, subunit alpha has protein sequence MNSIKELYKIGYGPSSSHTMGPQKACLQFKEKHPDASTFKVILYGSLALTGKGHLTDYVIKKTLNDVEVVFDESFHQSHPNTLEIYGYSKTGKTYFSRVFSVGGGSVLIEGEEDYISKEVYPHQTFDEIKKHCQEFNLTLYEYVEKFEGPDIWNFLHTIYQVMNDSIDRGLRNEGILPGVLGIRRKAKQLLNKVFENEPSEITESRLVSAYAYAVAEENASGNLVVTAPTCGSSGVLPSVLRYMKEKHHFKKETCIKALATAGLIGNLIKHNASISGAIAGCQAEIGSASAMAASMHAQLFNLSINQIEYAAEISLEHHLGLTCDPVLGYVQIPCIERNAVGALRAIDACGLAFFLSKSRKISLDMVIETMYLTGKDIHTKYRETGIGGLALLYTKIKGEEGTN, from the coding sequence ATGAATTCAATAAAGGAACTGTATAAGATTGGATACGGACCTTCTAGCTCGCATACGATGGGGCCTCAAAAAGCTTGTTTACAATTTAAAGAAAAACATCCTGATGCAAGTACTTTTAAAGTCATATTATATGGCTCACTTGCATTAACTGGAAAAGGTCACTTAACCGATTACGTTATTAAAAAAACTTTAAATGACGTCGAAGTCGTTTTTGATGAATCCTTTCATCAAAGTCACCCGAATACACTAGAAATTTATGGGTATTCTAAAACGGGAAAAACATATTTTTCTAGAGTTTTTAGCGTTGGTGGGGGATCGGTTTTAATTGAAGGTGAAGAAGATTATATTTCAAAAGAAGTATATCCTCATCAAACCTTTGATGAAATAAAAAAACACTGCCAAGAATTTAATTTGACATTATATGAATACGTTGAGAAATTTGAAGGACCAGACATTTGGAACTTTCTTCATACGATTTATCAAGTGATGAATGATTCCATTGATAGAGGTCTTCGAAATGAAGGTATTTTACCAGGCGTTTTAGGAATTCGTCGTAAAGCAAAACAATTATTAAACAAGGTATTTGAAAATGAGCCTTCTGAAATAACAGAAAGTAGATTAGTGAGCGCTTATGCTTACGCCGTTGCAGAAGAAAACGCAAGCGGAAATCTTGTTGTTACAGCCCCGACTTGTGGATCTTCAGGAGTTCTGCCTTCAGTACTTCGATATATGAAAGAAAAACATCACTTTAAGAAAGAAACATGCATTAAAGCTTTAGCGACTGCCGGTTTAATTGGTAATTTAATTAAACACAACGCTTCTATAAGCGGCGCAATTGCGGGATGCCAAGCAGAAATCGGAAGTGCATCAGCTATGGCGGCTTCTATGCATGCTCAATTATTTAATTTATCAATTAATCAAATAGAATATGCTGCAGAAATTTCTTTAGAACATCATTTAGGATTGACTTGTGATCCCGTTCTAGGGTATGTGCAAATTCCTTGTATTGAAAGAAACGCAGTTGGTGCTTTAAGAGCTATCGATGCTTGCGGATTAGCGTTTTTCCTATCAAAATCAAGAAAAATTTCATTAGATATGGTTATTGAAACCATGTATTTAACTGGAAAAGACATTCATACAAAATACCGAGAAACGGGTATTGGCGGATTAGCATTATTGTACACAAAAATCAAAGGCGAGGAAGGAACGAATTAA
- a CDS encoding VanZ family protein: MKYLSLLLSIVLTMFVFSMSFVSGEESTSLSLSITTKMYDFFLSVFPNSLLDIDTLHLVIRKLAHFTEFFLLGITWSITFIFFRISIWKLIIFGLFIALFDEFIQFFSENRGPSIIDSLIFDFPGFVLGSLIFQLISKKNTKETSHL, translated from the coding sequence GTGAAGTACTTATCGCTTTTACTTTCAATCGTTTTAACAATGTTTGTATTTTCGATGTCTTTCGTTTCTGGAGAAGAATCTACCTCTCTAAGCTTATCGATAACCACAAAAATGTACGATTTCTTTCTTTCCGTTTTTCCGAATAGTTTGCTTGACATTGATACACTTCATTTAGTTATTCGGAAGTTAGCTCATTTTACAGAATTTTTTCTCTTAGGCATCACTTGGAGTATAACCTTTATATTTTTTCGCATTTCAATTTGGAAATTAATTATTTTTGGATTATTTATTGCACTTTTTGATGAATTCATTCAATTCTTTAGTGAAAATAGAGGGCCGAGCATAATTGACTCCTTAATCTTTGATTTTCCAGGGTTTGTGCTTGGAAGCCTAATTTTTCAGCTAATATCAAAAAAAAATACAAAAGAAACGTCTCATTTATGA
- a CDS encoding DNA polymerase III subunit alpha, with the protein MINFNLFIQTGYSFNGSLIDIEKLVLKSKELGYLTLGIGDVNNLYGAVKFYQLCKKSGIKPLIGMQIYLKNNELVQTPFLLYAKNQQGYLNLIKISTYLGTIDKVIPLEELQKYQHGLIIISMTSQGDIYQALLSNDLGKANDLVRNYEKIFDDYFLGLDLNNFTIEMKIAPELKNLGKMIVINQVNYLEKEDRYAATILKSILKEQHQIQDGLFVNEESIFDLKSLDVLTQMYQDYSKAIQNTYDLIDSIDFNFDFTKRHLPKFLVPNNHEAHHYLKALAENGLKRRLQTKKSTKYGFITYQERLNYELNVIHQMNYDDYFLIVWDFVLYAKKNHILVGPGRGSAAGSLVSYVLGIVDVDPLEFDLYFERFLNPERITMPDIDMDFPDDKRDEVIRYVVNKYGKDHVTSIITFGTFQGKSALRDTARILNISDTIVSEVTTYVGESDNSIFEFIKDQPQKYSYLMEIPEVNQLFQVATKLVGLPRHISTHAAGIIITDQEITNYVPVQNGLMDMYQTQFEASDLEELGLLKIDFLGLRNLTTIDKVLDLIFKESGEVLDIYKIPMDDQLTFQLLKNVNTLGIFQLESKGMMSLLRQMQIENFEDISTCIALFRPGPMENIPTFLKRRLHQEEVHYPHPDLESILKSTQGIIVYQEQIMKIANSFAGYSLGEADVLRRAVSKKKESILIEERDKFIRKSKEKNQSEVISNEIYDYIVKFANYGFNKSHSVVYSLIAYWMAYLKANYPTYFMAVLLDASIGSQTATADYIRDCRKLGIKVYPPRINESEKRYKLENNHLRFPYLGIRNIGTIIGARLEEMKEVRPFNSFIDFMSRAKDINIRVIESMILIGMFDEFPQTKKTLIENIKQISGFLSLGLVAKEEDFVYIEFLEYDYEYLQKQEKELIGINLSYHAINQYIDLLEKEQIPLVSDIIDQTIGHIEFAGVIRKIKPIKTKKGDLMAFLWIEDQFSEIEGVLFPEDYEQCKKDLIINDALLIQGTLDMRNKGKQVIIKQIKKIGR; encoded by the coding sequence GTGATAAATTTTAACTTATTTATTCAAACAGGATACTCGTTTAATGGTAGTTTAATTGACATTGAAAAGCTTGTTTTAAAATCAAAAGAACTTGGATATCTTACGCTAGGAATTGGAGATGTCAATAACCTTTACGGCGCAGTAAAGTTCTATCAGCTTTGCAAAAAGTCAGGAATTAAGCCACTCATTGGTATGCAAATTTATCTTAAAAATAACGAGTTAGTTCAAACTCCATTTTTACTTTATGCCAAAAATCAACAAGGATATTTAAATCTAATTAAAATAAGCACTTATTTAGGAACAATAGATAAAGTAATTCCGTTAGAAGAACTCCAAAAATATCAACATGGCTTAATCATCATTTCCATGACTTCACAAGGTGATATATATCAAGCCTTGTTATCAAATGATTTAGGAAAAGCAAATGATTTGGTTCGAAATTACGAAAAAATATTTGATGATTATTTTTTAGGGCTTGATTTAAATAATTTTACAATAGAAATGAAAATCGCACCAGAATTAAAAAACCTAGGAAAAATGATTGTCATAAATCAAGTCAATTATCTTGAAAAAGAAGATCGTTACGCAGCTACAATTTTGAAAAGCATTTTAAAAGAACAACATCAAATTCAAGATGGTTTGTTTGTTAATGAAGAAAGCATATTTGATTTAAAATCACTAGATGTTTTGACACAAATGTATCAAGATTATTCTAAAGCCATTCAAAACACATATGACTTAATCGATTCCATTGATTTTAATTTTGATTTTACAAAACGACATCTTCCAAAATTTCTTGTTCCTAATAACCATGAGGCACACCATTATTTAAAGGCACTTGCAGAAAATGGGTTAAAGAGAAGACTTCAAACAAAAAAATCCACAAAATATGGCTTTATAACTTATCAAGAACGTTTAAATTATGAACTAAATGTAATTCATCAAATGAATTATGATGATTATTTCTTAATCGTATGGGATTTTGTTTTGTATGCGAAAAAAAATCATATTTTAGTAGGACCAGGAAGAGGTTCTGCTGCAGGATCTCTTGTTTCTTATGTGTTAGGGATTGTTGACGTCGATCCACTAGAATTTGATTTATACTTTGAACGCTTTTTAAATCCAGAACGTATCACAATGCCTGATATTGACATGGACTTTCCGGATGATAAAAGAGACGAAGTCATCAGATATGTTGTTAATAAGTATGGAAAAGATCATGTTACTTCCATTATTACGTTTGGGACATTTCAAGGAAAAAGCGCGCTAAGAGACACAGCAAGAATACTAAACATTAGCGACACGATCGTAAGCGAAGTAACCACTTATGTTGGTGAAAGCGATAATTCTATTTTTGAATTTATCAAAGATCAACCACAAAAATATAGTTATTTAATGGAAATCCCAGAAGTGAACCAACTCTTTCAAGTAGCGACAAAACTAGTAGGATTACCACGTCACATTTCTACTCACGCTGCAGGAATTATCATAACGGATCAAGAAATTACAAATTATGTTCCGGTACAAAATGGATTAATGGATATGTACCAAACCCAATTTGAAGCCTCAGATCTAGAAGAACTGGGATTACTTAAAATTGATTTTTTAGGTCTTAGAAACTTAACTACAATTGACAAAGTATTAGATTTAATTTTTAAAGAATCTGGAGAAGTACTCGATATCTATAAAATACCGATGGACGACCAGTTGACTTTTCAATTATTAAAGAACGTCAATACGTTAGGAATCTTTCAATTAGAATCAAAAGGAATGATGAGTTTACTTCGTCAAATGCAAATTGAAAATTTTGAAGATATTTCAACTTGCATAGCGCTTTTTAGACCAGGACCAATGGAAAATATTCCTACTTTCTTAAAAAGAAGATTGCATCAAGAAGAAGTGCATTATCCTCATCCGGACTTAGAATCTATTTTAAAATCCACTCAAGGAATTATCGTTTATCAAGAACAAATTATGAAAATCGCGAATTCTTTTGCAGGATATTCTCTTGGAGAAGCCGATGTATTAAGAAGAGCGGTCAGCAAGAAAAAAGAATCCATTTTAATTGAAGAAAGAGATAAATTTATACGTAAATCCAAAGAAAAGAATCAATCAGAAGTGATAAGCAATGAAATTTATGATTATATTGTTAAGTTCGCAAATTACGGATTTAATAAAAGTCATTCCGTTGTCTATAGCCTAATTGCTTACTGGATGGCTTATTTAAAAGCTAATTATCCTACCTATTTTATGGCAGTATTGTTAGACGCATCCATCGGGTCTCAAACTGCTACAGCGGATTATATTCGAGACTGTCGGAAATTAGGCATTAAAGTCTATCCTCCAAGAATTAATGAATCTGAGAAACGATATAAGTTAGAAAACAACCACTTGCGATTTCCGTATTTAGGCATACGAAACATAGGGACAATTATTGGTGCCCGTCTTGAAGAAATGAAAGAAGTAAGACCGTTTAATAGTTTTATTGATTTTATGTCTCGAGCAAAAGATATTAATATAAGGGTTATTGAATCAATGATTTTAATTGGAATGTTTGACGAATTCCCTCAAACAAAAAAAACTTTGATTGAAAACATAAAACAAATTTCTGGGTTCTTAAGTTTGGGATTAGTCGCAAAAGAAGAAGATTTTGTATACATTGAGTTTTTAGAATATGATTATGAATATCTTCAAAAACAAGAAAAAGAATTAATCGGGATTAATTTGAGTTATCACGCAATCAATCAATACATTGATTTGTTGGAAAAAGAACAAATTCCTTTAGTGAGCGATATCATCGATCAAACTATAGGTCACATCGAATTTGCGGGGGTTATTCGTAAGATAAAACCAATTAAAACTAAAAAAGGAGATTTAATGGCCTTTTTATGGATTGAAGACCAATTTTCAGAAATTGAAGGAGTATTATTTCCTGAAGATTATGAACAATGCAAAAAGGATTTAATTATTAATGATGCGTTACTGATTCAAGGTACTTTAGATATGAGAAACAAAGGCAAACAAGTAATTATCAAACAAATCAAAAAAATAGGAAGGTGA